In one window of Prevotella fusca JCM 17724 DNA:
- a CDS encoding DUF4922 domain-containing protein, which translates to MEKKKQIDCFLPYSTAAMMQSLAAQLYEDGVVNDIYMLAADVLPTEALPQYARQLQAGGLLSLATMRLIATTATSDYALLYLKQGPVTLGYHALERMLQVAEETDAAMVYADHYSVEAGKTVKHPVTAYQLGSIRDDFDFGSVVLLKTAYLKEYATRKVAKDYQFAGWYNLRLFLSRKGELFHLNEYLYTEEEDDLRASGEKQFDYVNPRNREVQIEMEQAATAHLAAINALVDTMLYAQPDFSGEDFPVEASVVIPVFNREKTVRDAVVSALSQKTDFPFNVIVVDNHSTDGTTEILSSLAADERLVHLIPTRTDLGIGGCWNYAINDAHCGRFAVQLDSDDLYSSENTLQTIVNAFHEQKAAMIVGSYRMCDFDLNTLPPGLISHNEWTEDNGCNNALRINGLGAPRAFFTPLVRQHQFPNTSYGEDYAVGLAFSRRFRIGRIYDELYLCRRWGGNSDAVLSIDKVNANNHYKDQLRTVEILARQKQNQEREKGLTDFFHKQLNQWQDVAKRFEELKGVQTREVGSALAQSNPARLVSTGAKIDKATLAKRPCFLCEKNRPGEQIVLPFGKGFDILVNPFPILPVHFTIPSCHHQLQAIAENYVQIHRLLRAYPQLMVFYNGPKCGASAPDHLHFQAGTSGMLPLQRDWQRFRETSVPLMKLNDAEGIYEIKDYICPALAIVSHTEKNDVELFNYLYEALPLKGDETEPMMNIVAWRSEEGFVSIVFPREKHRPDCYSAAGEAQCLVSPGSLDMAGLLILPRQSDFEGMTAERAEAVLREVSLSNEAMGEVVKRIRNRTVDLVFDEWRQEPVVSVGIVSGDEIHFQLNGTYTIGNREVTGQQTVKLKDGRILWDSAVYPELCFTPQDDNISFTLDDVTIGVDFHWERKEAQTFLGKLRFVVDGVKLWAINELPVERYLASVISSEMSATSSLELLKAHAVISRSWLLVQMRRRKGIEMGVQAASAPVKVSDEEGVVWYDSDAHTLFDVCADDHCQRYQGITKATSPHVEEAIKATRGQLLMNGKEICDARFSKCCGGVSEEYEYCWDNNHKPYLLSVVDNAPLGTPPTIDLTREEVAREWILSSPEAFCNTKDATVLGQVLNNYDQETQDFYRWTTGFTQAELADLIRRKSGLDFGEIVDLQPLERGKSGRITRLKIVGTKLTRIIGKELEIRRTLSESHLYSSAFVVERGEMVNDVPQHFRLVGAGWGHGVGLCQIGAAVMGEKGYKYDEILHHYYQTAVIEAQYK; encoded by the coding sequence ATGGAAAAGAAGAAACAGATAGATTGCTTTCTGCCGTATAGTACAGCTGCAATGATGCAGTCGCTCGCTGCACAGTTGTACGAGGACGGCGTGGTGAACGATATATATATGTTAGCTGCTGATGTTCTACCTACTGAAGCACTGCCTCAGTACGCTCGTCAGCTACAGGCAGGCGGTTTGCTTTCTCTGGCAACTATGCGCCTTATAGCTACAACAGCAACGAGTGATTATGCCCTGCTTTACTTGAAGCAAGGTCCTGTCACGCTGGGCTATCATGCACTTGAGCGTATGCTGCAGGTGGCTGAGGAAACCGATGCAGCAATGGTTTATGCTGACCATTACTCAGTGGAAGCGGGCAAGACCGTGAAGCATCCTGTTACTGCCTATCAGTTGGGTAGCATCCGTGATGACTTTGATTTCGGTTCTGTAGTACTTCTCAAGACTGCGTATTTGAAGGAGTATGCTACAAGAAAAGTGGCAAAGGATTATCAGTTTGCAGGTTGGTACAATCTTCGTCTCTTCCTGAGCCGTAAGGGGGAACTCTTCCATCTGAATGAATACCTTTATACAGAGGAAGAGGATGACCTACGTGCCAGCGGTGAGAAGCAGTTTGACTACGTGAACCCACGCAATCGTGAGGTGCAGATAGAGATGGAACAGGCGGCTACAGCACACCTCGCTGCAATTAACGCCTTGGTCGATACCATGCTGTATGCACAGCCAGACTTCTCTGGTGAGGATTTCCCAGTGGAGGCTTCGGTGGTGATTCCAGTCTTCAATCGTGAGAAGACAGTGCGTGATGCGGTGGTTTCAGCTCTCTCACAGAAGACAGACTTCCCTTTTAACGTAATCGTTGTTGACAATCATTCAACAGACGGTACGACGGAGATTCTCTCTTCCTTGGCTGCAGATGAGCGTCTTGTGCATCTTATTCCTACACGTACAGACCTCGGTATAGGTGGCTGTTGGAATTATGCTATCAATGATGCGCATTGCGGTCGCTTTGCAGTTCAGTTGGATAGTGATGACCTTTATTCCTCAGAGAATACCTTGCAGACAATTGTCAACGCTTTCCACGAGCAGAAGGCTGCAATGATTGTAGGCTCTTATCGTATGTGTGATTTCGATCTTAATACTCTTCCACCGGGCTTGATCAGTCATAATGAGTGGACAGAGGATAATGGTTGCAACAATGCCCTGCGTATCAACGGACTCGGTGCACCACGTGCTTTCTTCACTCCTTTGGTTCGTCAGCATCAATTCCCTAACACAAGTTATGGCGAAGACTATGCTGTGGGCTTGGCTTTCAGCCGTCGTTTCCGTATCGGGCGAATCTATGATGAACTTTATCTCTGTCGTCGTTGGGGTGGAAATAGTGATGCCGTATTGAGCATTGATAAGGTAAATGCCAACAATCACTATAAAGATCAGCTGCGTACTGTTGAGATTCTGGCACGTCAGAAGCAAAACCAAGAAAGAGAGAAAGGGCTGACTGATTTTTTTCATAAGCAGCTGAACCAATGGCAAGACGTTGCAAAACGTTTTGAAGAGTTGAAAGGTGTGCAGACGCGTGAGGTGGGTTCAGCCCTTGCGCAATCCAATCCTGCACGCTTGGTGAGCACTGGAGCGAAGATAGATAAGGCCACATTGGCTAAGCGTCCTTGCTTCCTTTGTGAAAAGAATCGCCCGGGAGAGCAGATAGTACTGCCTTTTGGAAAAGGTTTTGATATTCTTGTCAATCCTTTCCCGATCCTTCCTGTTCATTTCACAATCCCTTCTTGCCATCATCAACTTCAGGCAATAGCAGAGAATTACGTACAGATACATCGTTTGCTAAGGGCTTATCCACAGCTGATGGTTTTCTATAATGGTCCGAAGTGTGGTGCCAGTGCACCCGACCATTTGCACTTTCAGGCAGGAACAAGTGGGATGCTCCCTTTACAGCGTGACTGGCAGCGATTCCGTGAGACATCTGTTCCGCTCATGAAACTGAATGATGCGGAGGGAATCTATGAGATAAAAGACTATATCTGTCCGGCTTTAGCCATCGTGAGTCATACTGAGAAGAACGATGTAGAGTTGTTCAACTATTTATACGAAGCATTGCCTTTGAAGGGAGATGAGACAGAACCGATGATGAATATCGTTGCTTGGCGCAGCGAGGAAGGCTTTGTCTCGATTGTGTTCCCACGTGAGAAGCATCGTCCTGATTGCTATTCGGCTGCAGGAGAGGCACAGTGTCTTGTCAGTCCGGGCAGCTTGGATATGGCAGGTTTGCTGATATTGCCCCGTCAGAGCGACTTTGAAGGGATGACAGCGGAGCGTGCTGAGGCTGTTTTACGTGAGGTGTCGCTGTCGAATGAAGCGATGGGTGAAGTCGTAAAGCGGATTCGCAATAGGACGGTTGACCTTGTCTTCGATGAATGGAGACAGGAACCTGTGGTTTCCGTGGGTATTGTCAGCGGTGATGAAATACATTTCCAACTGAATGGTACTTATACGATCGGGAACAGAGAGGTGACTGGTCAGCAGACTGTAAAGCTCAAGGACGGGCGAATTCTGTGGGATTCCGCAGTCTATCCAGAGCTTTGCTTTACGCCACAAGATGATAACATATCCTTCACTTTGGACGATGTCACCATCGGAGTAGACTTCCATTGGGAACGTAAGGAAGCACAGACCTTCCTTGGTAAGCTGCGGTTTGTCGTTGACGGTGTTAAGCTCTGGGCTATTAATGAACTGCCTGTAGAACGTTATTTGGCAAGTGTTATCTCAAGTGAGATGAGTGCTACATCTTCATTGGAGCTTCTGAAGGCACACGCAGTCATCTCTCGAAGTTGGCTGTTGGTACAGATGAGAAGACGAAAAGGCATTGAAATGGGCGTTCAGGCGGCTTCTGCACCAGTAAAGGTGTCGGATGAAGAGGGTGTAGTTTGGTACGATAGCGATGCTCATACGCTGTTTGATGTCTGTGCAGACGACCATTGTCAACGCTATCAGGGCATTACAAAGGCGACAAGTCCACATGTCGAGGAGGCTATCAAGGCAACACGTGGTCAGTTACTGATGAATGGTAAGGAAATATGTGATGCCCGTTTCAGTAAGTGCTGCGGTGGTGTTTCAGAGGAATACGAGTACTGTTGGGACAATAACCATAAGCCTTATCTACTCTCGGTAGTGGATAATGCACCTTTGGGGACGCCCCCTACGATTGACCTCACTCGTGAGGAGGTGGCGAGGGAGTGGATACTGTCGTCGCCAGAGGCGTTTTGTAATACAAAGGATGCGACAGTCTTGGGGCAGGTACTCAACAACTACGATCAAGAGACACAGGATTTTTATCGTTGGACAACAGGCTTCACGCAAGCAGAACTTGCCGATTTGATTCGACGCAAGAGTGGTCTTGACTTTGGAGAGATTGTTGACCTCCAGCCTTTGGAACGTGGTAAGAGTGGTCGTATCACCCGTTTGAAGATTGTCGGAACAAAACTTACTCGTATTATTGGCAAGGAGTTAGAGATAAGACGCACGTTGAGCGAGAGCCATCTTTATAGCTCTGCCTTCGTTGTAGAACGTGGTGAGATGGTGAATGACGTCCCGCAGCACTTTCGTCTTGTGGGTGCAGGGTGGGGACATGGCGTAGGGCTGTGTCAGATTGGTGCTGCTGTGATGGGCGAGAAAGGCTATAAGTATGACGAAATACTCCATCATTATTACCAGACAGCAGTGATAGAAGCGCAATATAAATAA